A region of the Sodalis ligni genome:
GCAAAAAGCATGATCGCCAAGTTGGGCGTTCGTCCGGCCAACCCCGAGACCCTGGCGGGTAGCCTCTCGGGGGGCAACCAGCAAAAAATCGTGATTGGTAAATGGCTGGCGACCGCACCTCATCTGCTGCTGCTTGATGAGCCGACAAATGGCGTCGATGTCGGAGCAAAATTCGAAATTCACAGCCTTATTGCCGGGTTAAAACAGCAGGGAATGGGAATATTGATGGTTTCAAGTGAATTGCCTGAAGCGCTTGGCGTCGCGGACAGAATTGTGGTTTTAAGCGCAGGACGCATTGCCGGACAGCTGCCACGCGGCGCGACGGAAGAACAAGTCATGAAATTGGCGTTTAAATATGTCTAATCCCGGGGGTCAAACCATGATCAACCAACGTTCACTGCTCAGATGGGGATTGGATTTCGCCCCCCTGCTTTTGCTGGCGTTGCTGTTAGTGATATTTGGCGGCGTCGACAGCCGGATAGTTTCTGTTAACAACCTGAATATTATCGTGTTACAGGCTACCTCGGTTGCTTTATTGGGGCTGGCAATGTTCTGGATCCTGTTAGTGGGTGAAATTGATTTGTCCGCGGGTAACCTGGTGTCATTCAGCGCCGTCACCATGGGTACGTTATTGTCCTCGGGATATGGATTAGTGCCGTCTTTGGCCGTCGGACTGTTTTCTTGTCTCTTTTTCGGGCTTATAAACGGATTGATGGTAGCTATCCTTAAACTGCCCTCATTTATCGCTACGCTGGTGACTACGCTTATCCTGCAAGGCGCAACGCTGATGGTGGCAAAGACCGGCACTATCCTGGTATTGAATCCTTTGCTTCGCCGTTTTGGTGCCTTTACGTCCGCTTATATTCTCCCGCCCACCGTGCTGTTTGTTATCATCATCGCAGCACTGTGCTGGTGGCTGGCGAAACGAACGGCCTTTGGCTTGAAAACCTATGCCATAGGCTCGTCAGCCGAGCGCGCAGTACTGGCGGGAATTTCGGTGCGGGGGCAAAAAGTGTGTGTTTTCCTGGTCTCATCGATACTTGTTTTCTTCACGGCGACAGTGGTTATCGCGCGAATTCCGGTTGTGAACCCAAATGTCGGCGGCATCAGTCTCTTACTGGACGCCATAGCCGCGGCGGTAATAGGCGGGACAAGCCTTTTCGGCGGCCGGGGCATGGTGGCCGGGGTAATATGCGGCGCATTGATAATCAGCCTTTAACCGCCGCACTACGTATTCTGGGAATAGATCCGTCAAGCCTCGACTTATACAAGGGGCTGATAATCATCTGTATTCTTCTCCTCGATCAAGGCCTGAGCCTGATTCGCCAAAAAAGGAAACAGGCAGTGTGACGCAAGACCAGAGCGCCGGCATGATATAACATTCATTAATGAGCCAATCGCCCCATTGATCATCCATTTTATCAATCAAGGCCCGCTGGCCTGATTGACATTTTTTATACCATGCGTACTCTCTTTGCCGTTCAGTCAGAGTGAATAACGCTATGTAACCATGCGGGTTTCTCTTTCAACGTGGAGATGAAGGGTGATGCGACCAGAGCAAAGGCGCTTGGCGATAATAGAACTACTTAGTGAACATCATAAACTCACCGTGGACTTTTTGGCTGAGCATTTGAGTGCTTCAAAGGAAACCATCCGGCGCGATCTGACCGATCTGGCAAACATAGGGCAACTTCGCAAATTCCATGGCGGGGCGGCAATACTGGATAATACGCTCCAGGAAGGCGAGTTCAGCGCGCGCCTGAGTGAAAACGCACAGGAAAAACGCGCAATTGCCCTCGCGGCAACCTCGTTATTTCACAAAAATGATTCAATATTCATTGATACCGGGACAACGACCCTTGCGTTCGCCCGTGAATTGGCGGTCAATGCCAAGGAATTGACGATTATCACCAACTCGGTTTCTATTACGCAAGTACTGGCGCGAAGCAGCGGAAACCATAAAGTGTACTTGATTGGCGGCCAATACCGTGAGGATGCGGCGGAAAATCTTGGCCCGCTTGCCGTGGCGCAAATTTCCATGTTTCATGTGTCGGATGCCGTGATTACCGTGGGGGCTATGGATGAAAATGGCGTCATGGACTATGACCTGGAAGAAGCCGAGATCGCGCGTGCGATGATCGCTCAGGCAAAACAGGTTACGGTACTGGCCGATCACAGCAAAATAGGCCGCTCGGCCCTGTTCACACTCTGTTCATTGAAAGATATCCATCGGTTGGTCACGGACCGTTTGCCGGGTAAAGCGTTCTATAATGCGCTGCAAGATGCCGGCATCGAATGTATTGTTTCTGCAGAAGGGATGAGACTCAGCAATGCAATCGATTAAAGGTAATCCGCGGATTGACCGCGGCGGCCTGCCGGAAATTGCCAAATTCAAGCGGGGAAGATGACGCAGATGGCAGACCGCCGGTAAGGGGCAGTCTGTCGGGGGCAGAAGGCTATTAAAGTGGGGCAGTGAAGGCGACTTCCCATTGCGGATTGGTGATATCCGCCCAGGGGTACATGCTGTCTTTTGGCAGCCTGGTGAAGGGCAGACTTTTCAAATCAGAACTGGCAGCGCCGGGCGTCTGTGCTTCGCAAATGGTACCGGCCAGTTTTTCGTAAGCTCCTCTGAAGGACGTTGAAGCCTTTACAACCACCAAATCATACAGCGTTGGTTCAATACCATGCGCGCGGTAGAGTTGAGGATCGCCGTTACCCGCCATCCATTCACACACCAGAACATCAAGGTTGCCGATTCTTAGCACCGCTGAGCGGCCTATGCGTTGGACCACCCCTCTTCCAGCCGGACCTTCCTGTCGGAATACGCCATCGTGCAGCGATTTAACACGAGCCTGACGGGTAACAGACATTGAACGGGGATCGCGGGATGCGCCGATAATGAATTCAGCCTCCCCGCCCACACCGACCTGATGAGCTTTCAACGCTGCGTCAGGTGCGTTCACGACGACAGCTGAGCGCAAACCGGCTCCATATTGGAGTATTTCAGTGGCAACTGCCATGTTGTCCCCGGTTGCACCGGCGTTGCAGGAGTCAGCCGAATCAACAAGGATGACCGGTTTTGCTGTATCTGCTTTGAGCGCTCGTTCAATGACTTCTTTTACAGAGGTCAGCTTAATACGGAAATCATGGCGTTTTGAGTAGAGCAAGCTTGCAAGTTCCTTGGCGTATTTCTCAGCTTGCTCTCGGTTGTCAGCAACCACAACGACAGAGGAATTGGCTTTAGGAATATCAAGCCAGGGTTGCATTTGATAGAAAGAAAAATCAATGAGCCGGCCCTCAGCCACCAGCTTCCTGCCGTAGTCAATAATCTCCTTGAATGCTCCTTTTAGGGTGTTATAGGCCGCGGCAGGAGCTATCATCGGAACAGGCACCCAGGCCGTAACCGGCTTTCTTTTGCCGGAGATGGCATCCAGCGCCAGCGCGGCTGTGCGGTACCCCGTCTCGACATAATCAACGTGAGGATATGTCAGATATGCCAGTATGATGTTGGTATTGCTGATTAACGTGTCAGAAATATAAGCATGGAGATCGGACGAAACGGCAATGACCGTTTTATCTCCCACAATCACCCTGATTCGCCGGGTGATTTCTCCTTCCGGGTCATCATATTCCGTTGTCATTAACGCACCATGATACGATATGAGACCGCCGTCTAGAGGTAATCTTTCTTTAATCTGGGGGATATTTTTTGACAGGTAATGACCCATGACGGACTTTTCAGCTACCCCGCCGCTCTGGCAGGCCATCACCGTTCCGCATACCACTTCAGCAAGCGGGGCTTTCTCATTCAACGCTTTGAAGAAGCCGCCGATTGCACATTGTTGGCCTTCAAACTCCTTTCGCACCCGCTCTCCTTCGTATTCTCCCGTCTGTCTCCAGAATTCGAGGGAAGAAAGGACAGGATTGAAAGAGTTACTCTCCTGACGAAATTCGGTAATAAGGATCTTCATTAATACTCTCCGTTTAAGTCACGGTGGATGTCTTTAAGCGCTGAATGAATTTTCATATATACCCGGTAGTTGTTGTCGTAGACGTCCTTGTTGCCAGGATTGGGAATGAACTCTTTTTGGATGGCCACCTTGTCTGCCATTGTATTCAGATCATTGAGCCAGCCCAGCCCCATTGCCGCGCAGTAGTAGGCACCAATCGTTCCTGTATAGCGGGGAGCTTCCGGGATTTGCACCTTAATTTGAAGAATGTCAGCAAGCATCTGCATCCAGACATCATTTACCGCACCGCCACCCACAACGCGGATATGATTCTGCAGGCGACCGGACAGTCCATGAAGCCGCTCAAGGTTGTGGCGATGCGTAAAGCAGATGCTCTCCATCATGGCTCTGGCCATATGACGCCGGTCATGATTGATGGAAAGGTTCAGGAAAAAACCTTTGGCGTTTTGGGAGAACGGAGCAAGCTCACCGTTCAGCCAGTGCGCGGCGATGACACCTTCGCTACCAGGCGCTATTTGACCGGCTTCTTTGCTAATGAGGTTATAGATGTCCGATTCAAGTATGGTACGTTCGACCCTGTAAACCTGATTGGCCAGCCAGTCCAGCGCCAGGCAACCGGTCTGCAGTGCATAAACAGCCCCTTGCGTTTCACGATCGATTGAGAAATATAATGGCGCGTCCAGATCAGAACGTTTACCGATGATGCTGACCAGCCAGGATGATGTCCCAAAATAGAGATGGACATCATCCAGCTGAGAGCGCCCTACCCCCCACGTAATCGCCACAAGGTCACCAAAACCGCCGAAGACAGGCACATCACCGCGCAGGCCCAGTTCGTCGGCAGCGGCTGCCGTCAGCACTCCTATCGTCTCCTGTGCTTTGCGGGAGAGTGGAAATTTATCCAGATCATCCATGAGATCGGCAGCCCTGAGGACCTGCTGATAATAGTCGTTCAGCTCAGGATTATCTGAACGGATAAAATCATCTGAAGGCTCGGTGAAAAGGTTGCCGGTAGCTTTGTATTTGAAATAGGTATTCAACCCGACAATATGGTTCGACTGTTGCCAGATCTCCGGCTGGTTTTCTTTTAACCACATGAGCCGCGGCCAGTATTCCTGACCTGTCCCGACGAATGTCCCCGCTGATTTATTCAGGCGTTCTGCCTGGACAACTGCCCGACTGTCCATCCAGATGATACTGTCGCGCAGAACTTCTCCCTGATTATTCAGACAGATAATGTTTTTCCATGGCGCGACGAATACCACGCCATGAACATCATCCCTTGCTACTGAGCTTTTGCGCATCACCACCCGACTGGTTTCACAAATATGCTTCCAAATAACCTCAGGATCCTGTTCTGCCCAGCCGTTTTCAGGTTGTTTTATCGGATAGCTTGCCCCGCCTTCGGCAACCACTTTTCCCCACTCATCAATCAACGCAGTTTTAAGTGACGAGGTACCGATATCAAAAGTCATGATGTGCTTAGGCATTATGGCCTCCTGTCGTTACCGCGATTTCCTGATGCTGGGTAATGCGGACTCGCCATTGTTACCTCCTGCCAGTAAGAGATGTATTGTTTTTGTTGTTTACATGTGTTTATTGATATAAAAAACACAATATCAACATAAATATCACAATAACTGACAGATACGCGTTGGCACTCATAGGTTTTTGTGATGACACAGCACATATCTTTCACAAAAGGAAAGATTTTGGCCAAAGCCACATAATAGCCACACTTCCCCTATTCTTCCGTGTCAGGAATCTGCTATTTTCAAGCCATTCAATAGTTCAACTATCGGTGCGTTCAGGCACCGGTGTCATGTATTTCTCACAGGTTATAGCTATGCAGGCGGGACACTGATGGATTATTCAAACGGCGCGGAAAGAAGGAATATCATACTCGATAAGCTCGCAGAGCATGGACAGGTATTCGTTAACGATCTCGCCGAGTTTTTGATGTTTCCCAGGAGACCATCAGGCGCGATTTCAACAAACTCGAAGAGCTGCGCTACATCAAGAAAGTACATGGAGGCGCTGTCAGCGCCCAGTTTGGCTTCGAGCTGGAATTTAAAGAACGCTCAAAACTCGCTGAGGATGAAAAGAAAGCCATCGCTATCAAAGCGGCTCGGATGATCAAGCCTGGAGACTCATTACTTATCGACTTTGGTACGACAACGCTTGAATTTGCCCGCCAGATAGTTTCCATCAATGGCCTGACCGTGATTACCAATTCACCCATCATCGCGAATCTTTTCATGAGAACAGCACCACTAATCTGATCCTTATCGGTGGACAATTCGGCACATCCAAAATGGAATGTATAGGTTCCATTGCGCTGCAGTCTATAAGCAGTTTTTATGCTGATTATGCAGTAATTGGAGCCGGCGCTGTCAGTCCGGACGCGGGAATTATGGACCAGAATCTGGATGAAGCGGCCATTGCCCGCCAGATGATTAAGCAAAGCAATCAAACCATCGTTCTGGCTGATGGGCATAAATTGAACAATCGGGCCACATCGCTAGTGGCCGGTTGGAAAGAAGTATCTTGGCTGTTTACTTCCGATCCTGATCAGAAAATAAAAAATCTCGTTTTTCCTAAAGATCTAAAAGTAGTCA
Encoded here:
- a CDS encoding xylulokinase — protein: MPKHIMTFDIGTSSLKTALIDEWGKVVAEGGASYPIKQPENGWAEQDPEVIWKHICETSRVVMRKSSVARDDVHGVVFVAPWKNIICLNNQGEVLRDSIIWMDSRAVVQAERLNKSAGTFVGTGQEYWPRLMWLKENQPEIWQQSNHIVGLNTYFKYKATGNLFTEPSDDFIRSDNPELNDYYQQVLRAADLMDDLDKFPLSRKAQETIGVLTAAAADELGLRGDVPVFGGFGDLVAITWGVGRSQLDDVHLYFGTSSWLVSIIGKRSDLDAPLYFSIDRETQGAVYALQTGCLALDWLANQVYRVERTILESDIYNLISKEAGQIAPGSEGVIAAHWLNGELAPFSQNAKGFFLNLSINHDRRHMARAMMESICFTHRHNLERLHGLSGRLQNHIRVVGGGAVNDVWMQMLADILQIKVQIPEAPRYTGTIGAYYCAAMGLGWLNDLNTMADKVAIQKEFIPNPGNKDVYDNNYRVYMKIHSALKDIHRDLNGEY
- a CDS encoding DeoR/GlpR family DNA-binding transcription regulator, whose protein sequence is MRPEQRRLAIIELLSEHHKLTVDFLAEHLSASKETIRRDLTDLANIGQLRKFHGGAAILDNTLQEGEFSARLSENAQEKRAIALAATSLFHKNDSIFIDTGTTTLAFARELAVNAKELTIITNSVSITQVLARSSGNHKVYLIGGQYREDAAENLGPLAVAQISMFHVSDAVITVGAMDENGVMDYDLEEAEIARAMIAQAKQVTVLADHSKIGRSALFTLCSLKDIHRLVTDRLPGKAFYNALQDAGIECIVSAEGMRLSNAID
- a CDS encoding M81 family metallopeptidase, whose product is MKILITEFRQESNSFNPVLSSLEFWRQTGEYEGERVRKEFEGQQCAIGGFFKALNEKAPLAEVVCGTVMACQSGGVAEKSVMGHYLSKNIPQIKERLPLDGGLISYHGALMTTEYDDPEGEITRRIRVIVGDKTVIAVSSDLHAYISDTLISNTNIILAYLTYPHVDYVETGYRTAALALDAISGKRKPVTAWVPVPMIAPAAAYNTLKGAFKEIIDYGRKLVAEGRLIDFSFYQMQPWLDIPKANSSVVVVADNREQAEKYAKELASLLYSKRHDFRIKLTSVKEVIERALKADTAKPVILVDSADSCNAGATGDNMAVATEILQYGAGLRSAVVVNAPDAALKAHQVGVGGEAEFIIGASRDPRSMSVTRQARVKSLHDGVFRQEGPAGRGVVQRIGRSAVLRIGNLDVLVCEWMAGNGDPQLYRAHGIEPTLYDLVVVKASTSFRGAYEKLAGTICEAQTPGAASSDLKSLPFTRLPKDSMYPWADITNPQWEVAFTAPL
- a CDS encoding ABC transporter permease, coding for MINQRSLLRWGLDFAPLLLLALLLVIFGGVDSRIVSVNNLNIIVLQATSVALLGLAMFWILLVGEIDLSAGNLVSFSAVTMGTLLSSGYGLVPSLAVGLFSCLFFGLINGLMVAILKLPSFIATLVTTLILQGATLMVAKTGTILVLNPLLRRFGAFTSAYILPPTVLFVIIIAALCWWLAKRTAFGLKTYAIGSSAERAVLAGISVRGQKVCVFLVSSILVFFTATVVIARIPVVNPNVGGISLLLDAIAAAVIGGTSLFGGRGMVAGVICGALIISL